From Anopheles funestus chromosome 3RL, idAnoFuneDA-416_04, whole genome shotgun sequence, a single genomic window includes:
- the LOC125771501 gene encoding uncharacterized protein LOC125771501, translating to MKPFMLGVVFLLAAIESATAISCYVCNTTDSTTPFQCSEWFERFDRPDLKPVDCSNVYGAKYCIKHIGRFEVNGILCYQCSSAHSMYCSDMLVADEASPFKPEPCDHVFEAEYCIKSTAMHDGIGAKRYCSSRDLGNYCNYVRNPGDQIEYRSCIYTCDTDGCNAAPRVQFISGTFIAMVALAVPFIQLVATLVRQ from the exons ATGAAGCCATTTATGCTGGGAGTGGTTTTCCTGCTGGCTGCCATAGAAAGTG CCACGGCCATCAGCTGCTACGTATGCAATACGACCGATTCGACGACCCCGTTCCAGTGTAGCGAATGGTTTGAACGGTTCGATCGACCCGACCTCAAGCCGGTCGATTGCTCCAACGTGTACGGGGCGAAGTACTGCATCAAGCATATTGGCCGCTTCGAAG TGAACGGTATCCTTTGCTACCAGTGTTCGTCCGCCCACTCGATGTACTGTTCGGACATGCTGGTCGCGGATGAGGCATCACCCTTCAAGCCGGAACCGTGCGATCACGTGTTCGAAGCAGAGTACTGCATCAAGTCAACAGCAATGCATG ATGGTATTGGCGCCAAGCGTTACTGTTCGTCGCGTGATTTAGGTAACTACTGTAACTACGTGCGGAATCCTGGCGATCAGATCGAGTACCGATCGTGCATTTACACCTGCGACACGGACGGATGTAATGCTGCTCCACGTGTCCAGTTCATTTCGGGCACCTTCATAGCGATGGTAGCACTGGCGGTTCCCTTCATTCAACTAGTCGCAACACTTGTGAGGCAGTAG